DNA from Litoribacterium kuwaitense:
CTTCGTCTTCAGAAAGGTTATATACTGCCGCGACCTCTGCTGTTGCTACGAGCGGAAACATTTGTAGAAATGAAGTGATGTCGGGTAAGTCTGCTTTGACAGGCTTATAATCGAGCATTTCTTCTAAAATATCTTCATATACTTCGTACGGGTAAACACCAGATATTTTAATACCTTCTTCTTCCATATGCTGACTAAAGAAGACCATGGAAGGTGTTTCGTCAATATCCATTTCCTCAGTAATCTTTAAATCACAAGTAAAGGCGCGAACTGCTGACGTACTTGTGAGATCATTCGTAAAGAGTTCGACATCGAGTGATACCTTCTCGGCAATGTCAATAAGCACACGCTTTTTTGAAACATTTTGCTTCTCTAAAAATAGGACTTCCTGAAGCTTGCGCAGGAAACGAGTACCTGCACTTTTGCCTTGCAGCTCGGCAGCTTTAATTGCGAGTGGAACATGATAAGGCTCAAGAATCGGGTCTTCCAGCCATAAATCACCATCGCAGCTCATTCCAGAGCTTGTACCTGCCTTATCCCATGCTTTAGCAAGGTCCGGGTATTTTTTTTTCGTGCATTCGACCAGTCTTGGAAATTGCCCGCCAATTACATGACGAATTGAAAAATATTCACCGTATTGTACGAGCAGCTTTTTTATGACAGGCTCATGTCCCCAGCAACATGTGCTTAACGGATCAATGAACACGAAAATTTCCAATGGTTTTGACTGCCCTGCCCGCGATTCATAACAGAGATCCTTGGAAATGTTCATATCCATTTACCTCCCCTCCTTAACTTCCATCTTGAGGTGTATTAATCATGTGGTGTGCTGTGAGCGTCAGTCGCTCAAACAGATGCTGTTTTTCCGCTATATCACCAGGTGTTTCTTCTAAAGCTTGCCTCATGCATTGTAGCCAAGCTTCGGCACGATGCGGTGTAATAGGAAATGGCAGATGTCTAGCGCGAAGGCGAGGGTGACCATGCTCATCAGTATACAAGGAAGGCCCACCTAAAAATTGCGTAAGGAACTGAGCCTGTTTACGCTTTGTTTCAGTAAAATCCTCAGGAAACAACGGAGCCAGGTCAGGATGGTTTCCGACAAGTTGATAGAATTTTTCAACAAGCTCCTTCAGGAACTGATGACCACCCAGCTTTTCAAAGGCTGTTTGTTCAAATGGACTCATAACTGTTTCCTCCATTAAATAAAGCAATGTTCTCTTATTGTAGCAACGACTGAAGTGGAAGCGCAAATGTTGTGATTGTAGACCTATTGATACCCCTGAGCGAGACAAAAACGCTCAATTTTATTGGCTGCTGGTCTCCGGGGAATTTGGTGCGAGTGAAGCAAGGCTTTGAAATCCTTTTCTCCTCGTTGGACGGTTTTCGTCTCAAATTCTAACTCCCAATCTTCTGTTTGTGCATAAATGCTATGATCAAAAACGAGTAGCCCACTCGACAGCTTGACTTCTGCTCGGTGCGTCGTGATCGAGCCGAGCCAGCAAAGCTGGTCGATTGAATAGTCGCGTGAACGTAAATGCTCGACGAGATCCTTAATCGCTGCAACGTTGCCTGTTGCAATAAGATCTTGGGCTGATTGGGAATTGAGCGGAATATGTGTCTCAAGCCGCCCTTCATTTGATGGGTGGGGCTCCTTAAAAGTCAGCGTGTAAGTGCCATTTTTTCTCTGATTCGAAGCGCGCTATCGTTTGCTTTAAAGAGCCAGTCGGACGTATCAAAATAATCATTTTTTGTGTGATAAAGTCATCGTCCTGAACATGATAGTATTTGAGAAGAGCTTTAAATTCATTTTCGTCTAAAAGATTTTTCCACTCAATTTCCTGTT
Protein-coding regions in this window:
- a CDS encoding CYTH domain-containing protein yields the protein MTFKEPHPSNEGRLETHIPLNSQSAQDLIATGNVAAIKDLVEHLRSRDYSIDQLCWLGSITTHRAEVKLSSGLLVFDHSIYAQTEDWELEFETKTVQRGEKDFKALLHSHQIPRRPAANKIERFCLAQGYQ
- a CDS encoding globin domain-containing protein, which encodes MSPFEQTAFEKLGGHQFLKELVEKFYQLVGNHPDLAPLFPEDFTETKRKQAQFLTQFLGGPSLYTDEHGHPRLRARHLPFPITPHRAEAWLQCMRQALEETPGDIAEKQHLFERLTLTAHHMINTPQDGS
- a CDS encoding ClpXP adapter SpxH family protein, which translates into the protein MDMNISKDLCYESRAGQSKPLEIFVFIDPLSTCCWGHEPVIKKLLVQYGEYFSIRHVIGGQFPRLVECTKKKYPDLAKAWDKAGTSSGMSCDGDLWLEDPILEPYHVPLAIKAAELQGKSAGTRFLRKLQEVLFLEKQNVSKKRVLIDIAEKVSLDVELFTNDLTSTSAVRAFTCDLKITEEMDIDETPSMVFFSQHMEEEGIKISGVYPYEVYEDILEEMLDYKPVKADLPDITSFLQMFPLVATAEVAAVYNLSEDEATTWMKKLKLQGLVEHVPVKHGSFWRFKNMNEA